CTCTTTGTACTGCTTCCGGCACTCTTCAAATAGATCGCCATCCAACTCCATGAACGTTTTTCGAACATTAAGACTTAAGCCATGTACTGCCTGGTTCCAGTGATACTGTGTATTCTTTTGCAACGCCTCAAAAATGATTGGCAAGATAACACTCCGGTTCTGGGCTATCAGTTCAACAATGTGTTCATTGTTCCACAAGAAAAGAGCTCGTTCCGCAACCTGAAACAGTCATTAGGACCCCGGATTAGATACATGCTCGTAAGAACATGACCAAAGGCATAACAAGACAACTATCCTACTGCTTAACAAGTTACAATAGAGCACTTATACATCAGCAACCAAAGCAGTATATCATGAATATACCAAATCAATAAAGAGGCACATATAGCTCAAAATTCAgagaaaataccaaaatgtaagACACTATAGCAGCAGAATCGAAATAAACCATCGATTACTCAGAATGAGTGACAGAGGCATGGAAAGGCACAAATTGCACTAAGACTTGAGGTCATCTTGTTGGCTTTGAAACCAAACAGAAGAACGAGTTACTGTGCGTTGTAAATGACCAACATAGAGGCAAAAAAGCACAAGTTGAACCGCTGGACAAGTATAGAAAATATAGACGATTCATCAAACATTGAAACCAGCAGTTATACCAAGCAAAAATCAGATGATTTAGTAACAGCAACACAGTGCAACCAAATACTTTAGTGAGTGAGTGTGAACTTTTGAGACCTGAAAGTGAGAGCTCTTCATGGAACGAGCAACCTGTCTGAACAGAGGAACCATGCATCGCTGAAACTCCATAATGTTTGTCATCTCCAACACTTCCTCAAGTTCCCCAAGAAAAAGAACCTCCTTCTGCGAATTGGTGACTGGCCAACACTTCAACAGGCCCATAACAATGGTATCCGCCAATCTGTAATCCTTCTCCACAAACTGCGTAACACAATAGGATAGCTGGCTGTGATATGTCGCCAATGCCTTCGCTTTGTGGAGCGGTATCAAAACTCGTGCAAGAAACACCTTGTGCTCCTCCTTTATTGGCGATGCAAAACCACTGATGATGCTCCCTAGTATCTCCAGCAGCTCCGCGATCCCATTCTGCCTCCCCGTCTCGTACACGAACCTGTAGAAGATATTGTTTATCGCCTTCCTAATAAACGGCCTATGCACCATGAACTTCCCGTATATCCTATGCAGAGCAGTCTTCACGCACTCCCTCTCCCTCTGATCATTGGAATCAAACAAATCAAGCAACTTCATAACGAAGAAATGATCGATGTAGCGCTTGGCAGTCTTCGTATCTGTATCCGGCGAGACCACATACCGCAACAGCACCTCGTAAACGAGATGCAAATGCTGCCAAGCAGGATCAAAATAGGGATTCTCCTCGTCGGGTTCGACAATCTCAGAACACGTGCTTTCGTAGGAGGCAGGGGGCAATTCACGGAAAATGTTGGTGGAAATCATCTTAACCAATTCCCCTTGATTCGCCTCCGTGATTTTACCGTATTGAAGAAATTCCATGAGCTCGATCAAAGTCTGCTGCTTAATGTCCTTCTCCTTCGCCATTTTCGAAGTGTCAGAGAAATCAAATTGCACGCAGCAGAGCTTCACCTTCCGCAGAAACAAATCCTGGCGATCCACAGCTGCAGCATCTCGAAACGTCGGTAGATTCTCGAATACGTCGAGAGGCGGCTGCGGCTGCGGCTGCGGCTGCGGCTGCTCCGCCTTCGCGGCAGCAGGCGTTTGCGGCCGCAGTGAGGCGTGGCACACGACGAGGTCGGCGGCGGAGCTTATCCACGGCGGAGGAAACGCGAAATCGACGTCGGATTTCGCCGCCTTGCGGTGGCTTCTCTTTATGATTTTGTGAAACATCTCGGCTCTTCTTATGTATGTATGCATATAgcaaatacacacacacacacacacacaattatatgtatatttatgtaCGAGCAAAACTACATTCTACAAAATTAGGTTTTCGCAAATCGGAAGAACGAAAGCTGGAGATGGATCCATGCGATTGATAAATTGAGGAATGATTATGCAATAGGAGTGGAGAACGTATCTATTGCAGAAGCGCGGCGGAAGAGAATACGGCGAGTTGGAGAAGCGGTGGATCGCCGGAGATCGGAATGCTCCGGCGATCGGAGGAACGGAATGGAGAGAACGGTGATGGAAGGACTGCATAAGATTTACTTATATACGCGTACGTATATTTGattgtgtgagagagagacgAAATTGGGAATTATTTTGGATACTAAATTTTAACAtctttctaaaattattaaattttttagtattgttttgtttgatgaattagatgaatataaatttcgatatattcataaaattaattttgaataactAATTCAATCTTGTACAATATTGACATATTGAGCAAcgatttattctctttttaacttttgaacattatgaatgaatgaaattaagttatggagtactataatttattttacatcaAAAACCAAGTTcggataaaatacaaattatactactataattttacttaatattttatcaataaaagtaggagtagtatacaATGTCAAaaacaattttgttttaaagtattatgattaaatgaaataaattaaggaTGACAAATCTTTAATCCTATACTATTATAACTAGACTTATTGCAACAATTTAAATAGGTTAGTCTTGTTTTGTGTTAATGTGAATATTGTGTAAAACATTTGGTCACACCAAAGATTGCTATTTTGCCTAAAACTGCTGTCAGCTTCAgatgaaaagtgaaaaattaacttttactaGTCTTCATATGTAAAATAgaacatttaaaaatgattagtaCTACACTATTTAACAAAGGCGGCAGCTCAATTACAACAATggatattatttttagaagaTAGTGCAGATAACAGACAGCCGGCTGCATAAAATGAGCCAAAACAATGCTTATAAATTCCCAAAAACATCACCTTAAGATTTAACAATGGCTGCCTTCAAACAAGTTTCACAAATGTCAGCTGTAACCATCCAAACACACACTTCCAAAAGGCCTTCTTGCAGACTAATTCAACTGAATCTATTGAGTATCTTTTATGGACTAGTATATAATATGTCTGTGTTAAACAGCGAATCTCGAGATCTTTTTCATGGAAGATCCGAAGACGTTGGAAGAGGGGCGTGGCAATGGAACAGCTAATGGCCATCAGGGCGAGCCCGTTGCAGAGGAGGTTCATGGAGAGAAGAGCGATGGCAATGAGCAGAAGAGCAAGACAGCCACGGAGGAGGAGCCGTTGAGGAAGGGCAAGACGAAGAGGGTTGCGACGTTGGATGCATTCAGAGGCCTGACCATAGTGGTAAGTAAACTTAAATGTAATGAAACAGTCATCGTTCGCTCTGCATGACTATTGTGGTGTTGCAAGTGTAGTTGATGATACTCGTGGATGATGC
The genomic region above belongs to Salvia hispanica cultivar TCC Black 2014 chromosome 3, UniMelb_Shisp_WGS_1.0, whole genome shotgun sequence and contains:
- the LOC125214452 gene encoding serine/threonine protein phosphatase 2A 57 kDa regulatory subunit B' beta isoform-like — encoded protein: MHTYIRRAEMFHKIIKRSHRKAAKSDVDFAFPPPWISSAADLVVCHASLRPQTPAAAKAEQPQPQPQPQPPLDVFENLPTFRDAAAVDRQDLFLRKVKLCCVQFDFSDTSKMAKEKDIKQQTLIELMEFLQYGKITEANQGELVKMISTNIFRELPPASYESTCSEIVEPDEENPYFDPAWQHLHLVYEVLLRYVVSPDTDTKTAKRYIDHFFVMKLLDLFDSNDQRERECVKTALHRIYGKFMVHRPFIRKAINNIFYRFVYETGRQNGIAELLEILGSIISGFASPIKEEHKVFLARVLIPLHKAKALATYHSQLSYCVTQFVEKDYRLADTIVMGLLKCWPVTNSQKEVLFLGELEEVLEMTNIMEFQRCMVPLFRQVARSMKSSHFQVAERALFLWNNEHIVELIAQNRSVILPIIFEALQKNTQYHWNQAVHGLSLNVRKTFMELDGDLFEECRKQYKERKGKCKELEEQRELTWQRLAAAAAAE